Below is a genomic region from Deltaproteobacteria bacterium.
GGGTTTCGTGGGCCTCCTGGCTGATGGATCCAAAAGACATGGCCCCGGTTTTAAAACGTTTCACGATTTCTTTTGCGGGCTCTACTTCTTCTAATGGAATGGAATTCGTTTTTTTGAATTCAAACAAGCCACGGAAGGTACAGAGCGCCGAGGCCTGGTCATTGATGCTTTTCGCGTATTCTTTGTAATCGTCGTAGGAAGCAATCTGGGTGGCATATTGCAGCTTGGCCACGCTGTCGGGATTAAACAAATGCGCCTCACCGTCTCGTCTCCATTGGTAGTTTCCACCTTCTTCAATATGCAGAGAGGCAGACAGTCGTTTCGGGAAGGCCTTTTTATGACGCAGCAAGGTTTCGCGATGAATAGCCTCTATTTCTATCCCCCCAATGCGAGAGGCGGTATGGGTAAAATATTTATCGATGAGGGTTTTCGAGAGTCCGATGGCCTCAAAGATCTGTGCACCGCGGTAACTCTGAATGGTGGAGATCCCCATCTTCGACATGATTTTCACAATGCCTTTTTTACAGGCCTTGATGTAATTTTTGAGGGTAGTTTTGTGATCCGTCTTAATAGTGCCTTCGTGGATAAGGTCATCCAAGGTTTCGAAGGCCAGATAAGGATTGATTGCCCCGGCCCCATAGCCCACCAAAAGGCCAAAGTGATGCACCTCGCGAGGTTCACCCGATTCCAGCACCAGGCCCACTTTCGTGCGGCTTCCTTCGCGCACCAAATGATGATGCAGCCCTGCCACCGCCAGCAAACTGGGGATAGCGGCCCACTCTTCGTTTACCCCTCGATCCGACAAAATTAAAATATTGCAGCCTTCTTGAATAGCGGCCGAGGCCTTTTGAAACAAATCTTCCAGGGCAGCGCTCAAGCTAGCCTCGTCTTTGTTTGCTGGAAAAAGAATAGGCAGGGTTTTAGATTTGAACCCTTGATAAGGTTTGAGTTCCAGTTGTTTCAAGCGCGCCAATTCATCGTTGTCGATGATGGGGCTCTTGAGTTTAATTTGATGCGCAGAGCGGGCAGAGGGTTCCAGCAAATTTCCTTCGGCACCAATTGTGGTGTCGACCGAAGTGACGATCTCTTCGCGAATGGCATCCAAAGGCGGATTGGTCACCTGGGCAAAAAGCTGCTGAAAATAATTGAAAAGGTTTTGCGATTTTTTTGAAAGAACGGCCAAAGGAGTATCGGCTCCCATCGAACCGACGGCCTCCTCCCCATTATTGGCCATGGGAAGCATGAGGATATCAATGTCTTCCCGGGTGTATCCAAAAATCACCTGACGCTTGGTGACGGTCGCATGATCGGGTTCGGGGAGATGGGGACATTCGGGCAAATCTTCCAGGACTAAACGGTTTTCTTTCAGCCACTGTCCATAAGAATGGCGGCTGCTTAAGCCTTTTTTAAGCTCATCATCCGCGACGATGCGGCCCTGATCGATGTCTACCAGAAACATGCGCCCGGGATGCAGGCGTTCCTTGATGAGAATATTTTCTGGCGCAATGTCCAGCACACCAACTTCGGAAGCCATGATCACCAAATCGTCTTTGGTGACGTAGTAGCGCGAAGGGCGCAGCCCATTACGATCCAAAATGGCACCAATCCTTTGACCATCGGTAAAGGCAATAGAGGCGGGGCCATCCCAGGGTTCCATCAGGCAGGCATGATATTCGTAAAAATCCTTTTTTTCCTGACTCATGCCTTCGTGACCACTCCAGGCCTCGGGAATCATCATCATCACTGCGTGAGGCAAGGAATAGCCGGCCATCACCAGCATTTCCAGGGCGTTGTCAAAAGTAGCAGAGTCGGAGCCGTTTTCACGGATGACCGGTAAAACTTTTTGAAGTTCGTCTCCAAAGATCTTGCTTTGAAAGAGGGCCTCGCGGGCCCGCATCCAGTTGATGTTTCCGCGCAGGGTGTTGATTTCTCCGTTGTGGGCAATCAGGCGAAAGGGATGGGCCAGTTCCCAATTGGGAAAGGTATTCGTCGAAAAACGGGAATGGACCAAGGCAATGGCGGAGACCATTGTGGGATCATTCAAATCAGGATAAAAGACCTCGAGCTGTTCCGGCGTGAGCATCCCTTTATAAATCAGTGTACGACTGGACAGTGAAGGGATGTAGATATTCTCCCAGCCTTTGATCCCCGATTTTTTGATCTCATTTTCAAAGGTCTTGCGAAGGATAAACAGGCGACGTTCAAAGGCGTCTTGAGTGGAACTATTTGAAGGAGTGGGAAGCCCTGGCCCCTGGTCACCCAGGGCAATGACAAATTGTTCAATGGCGGGCATGGCCGCCTTGGCGGTGTTTCCAATTTCTTTGGTGTAGGTCGGAACCTTTCTCCAGCCTAAAAAAACCTGGGCATCTTTTTGGGTGATTTCTTCCAGAATTTTTTTAACTTTTTCGCGCTTGGGCGCCTCGCCGGGCAAAAAAACGGTGCCTACGCCATAGCTGCCTTCGGAAGGCAGCGTGATGTCCAAATTGCCAAATTCCTTGAGTAAAAATTCATGCGGGACCTGAATGAGAATTCCCGCGCCATCGCCCGTATTCGCCTCGGCCCCCGAGGCGCCCCGATGCACGAGGTTATTGAGAATGACCACGCCTTTGTGCACAATGCTGTGCGATTTAATTCCTTTTTGATGAACAATAAAACCAACGCCACAGGCGTCTTTCTCTTGAGAAGGGGCATACAGGCCATGTGCTTGGGCGTCTTTTCGAAGTTCTTCAATCGATAAATTTTGGGTATTCAATACAATCTCCTCTTAACTATGTCATCGCTGCAATGACAACCGCCCTCAATCCAAATGCATCGCGGGTGACGAGGGTAGGGTTGCGGACCATAGACCTGATTTTTAACACTTTTCAAGAGGAAATATTGAAGGGAAAGACTTTAGAATCAACTTTCATGAATTATTTGAGCACCGCCCCTGAGTTTATTTCGGGAGCTGAGAATCATTCTGCCTAAAAAATTCCAAAATAGACCGGGCATCCTCCTGCGTCACATTTTGAAAAGTCATTTGTACATAATGGATGGCTAAAAGTTCGTGGGCTACAGGATCTTTTTGAGTCATTTCTTGAGGATTTAAAATCATGTTCAAAATCCATTCAGGGCTGCGACGCTGGGTAACAGCCTTTAAGGCAGGGCCCACAAATTTTTCCTCTATTTTATGACAAACACTGCACCTGGATTGAAACAGCTGTTGCCCTTTAGAAGCTAGCGAGGGGTCCAAGGCCACTAGCGTCAGACTCTTCACGGGCCCCACACCTTTATCGTCCAAAGAGGAGGTGGTCGGTGGGGGCGTATTTTCCTCCCCATTTTTTTTACCACAGGCAACTGCGGTTATTAATAAAACTGCAAAGAACAAAATGCTCAACTGACGTGAATATTTCATAAGCCAACCCCCCTCCTGCCTACTCAGGCAAAAGAAAAATAGCAAGACCCGAGAAAATATTCTTTGCGCCAAAATCGCCGATTTTTAAAAATCGACCTATTTTTTAATTTGAAAATAGTGTTCTCTCAACTACAATCTCCAGAAAGGGGGCATTATGAATTTTGATGATGCGATTAAGGCACACAGTGTCTGGAAGACCAAATTGGGTTTATATTTGAACAAACCCGATGCTTCTCTCAAACCGGTGGAGGTGGAACCCGATAATCGCTGCGATTTGGGAAAGTGGATCCATGGAGAGGGTGCAAAACATGCCTCCCTTCCGGAATTCGGCCAACTTAAGGAAACTCACCGGCTCTTTCATCAAGAGGCAGCAAAAATTGTTCAGCGTGCTAACAATGGGGAAAAGGTAAATGAGGAGGTGGCCTTGGGGGCAAAAAGTGGTTTTGGAAATGCCTCTACAAAAGTAATTACCTTGTTGATGATCTTGAAGAGTAAAACTTAAGTTTCCACCTTACGCGATTTTTTCAAAAAGCGGTGATCGGTTAATCTCGGATGACATGGGTACGATGATCGAGAAAAAGGTAGACTTTTCCTCCAACTCAGTATCTAAGCCTCCCCCATGAAGAATACCCTACAAAACCCAAGTCTCCGAAACATTGCCATCATAGCCCACGTCGATCATGGTAAAACTACACTCGTTGACCACATGCTGCGCCAGGCAGGAACCTTTCGCGCCAATCAGGAAACCGCCGATCGGATGATGGACAACATGGACCTTGAACGCGAACGCGGAATCACCATCGCCGCCAAAAACTGCGCCGTGCAATGGAAAGGCATCAAGATTAACATCATCGATACCCCAGGCCATGCAGACTTTGGAGGTGAAGTCGAACGCGGTTTAAAAATGGTCGATGGCTGTATCTTACTCGTGGATGCCTCCGAAGGGCCCCTGCCTCAAACCCGCTTCGTGCTTTCGAAGGCACTTCAAGCCAATCTCAAAATCATCGTCCTCATTAATAAAATTGACCGTGCAGATGCCCGCCCTCAGGAAGTCCTCAACGAGGTCTTCGATTTGTTTATCGACCTGGATGCCCGCGAAGACCAGATTGACTTTCCTATTATTTACGCCATCGGTCGCGAAGGAATCGCCAAAAATAAATTAGAAGATCCCTCCACCGATTTATCCGTGCTTTTCGATGCCGTTTTGGAAAAAATTCCTCCTCCTAGCCATGAAGAAGGCGAACCCTTTCAGATGTTGGTCACTAATCTGGGTTATTCCGATTATCTGGGACGCCTGGCCATTGGCCGTGTTTTTCATGGAGACGCAAAAAAGAACGACCAACTCGTACGCATCGGCCGTGAAGGGATTCCCAAAAACCTCAAGGTTTCTTGTCTACAGGTTTATGAGGGTTTGAAATTTCAAGAAGTCGATACGGTGCCTGCGGGTGAAATCGTTATTTTATCCGGCATTGAAGAAGTAGAGATTGGTGACACCATTTCAACCGTGGAAAATCCAAAGGCGCTCAAACGCTTGGTGGTGGATGAACCCACGGTATCGATGAAATTCATGCCCAATTCTTCTCCCTTTTCAGGACGTGAAGGAAAGCTGGTTCAATCGCAACGCATCTGGGACAGGCTGCAAAAAGAAACCCTGCATAATGTCGCCATCAAAGTGGAAATGAGTGATGAAGGAGACAGCTTTGTCGTCAAAGGCCGTGGTGAATTTCAGATGGCCATCATTTTAGAAACCATGAGGCGCGAAGGTTTTGAAGTTTGCGTGGGTCGCCCTCAAATTATCTTCAAAGAAGAAAATGGACAGAAACTGGAACCCATTGAACATTTATTTGTCGATATCCCCGATTTATTCATGGGTCTCGTCACCGAAAAACTGGCCCTGCGCCAGGGAAAAATGATGAACATGGTAAACCACGGCTCAGGCCGTATTCGCCTGGAATTTTCTATTCCTTCTCGCGGTCTCATTGGTTACCGAAATGAATTTTTGACCGACACCAAAGGCGTAGGTCTAATGAATTCTTACTTACTGGGATACGAACCCATGCGCGGTGAAATTAAAAGCCGAGTAAGTGGATCATTAATTTCCGATCGACAAGGGGTTGCGGTTCCTTACGGTTTATTTCACCTGGAACCTCGCGGTGTTTTGTTTGTGGATGGAGGCGTTCCGGTTTATGAAGGCATGGTGGTCGGCGAACACAATCGCGACAACGATTTAAACGTGAATGTCTGCCGCGAGAAAAAACTCAGCAACATGCGCGCCTCGGGTAAAGACGAGCACGTGACCCTTACTCCTATTGTTCCCATGACCTTGGAAAAAGCGATTGAGTTTATTAAAGATGACGAATGGGTGGAAGTAACTCCCAAGAGTATTCGGATACGAAAAACAGTGCTGGCCTCGAATATGAGGAAGTAAGAAAAGCTAAAAGCATGTTACCTAAATTTTAAAAGTGGACTTTTAACAATCTCCTCTCCCCTTGGGGGAGAGGGTAGGGTGAGGGGTTCATTCACTACTTTGAGCTGCAGCATGTTGCCCACCGTCCAATTCGATAACAATGCGTTTCTCAAGACATACAAAATCTACAATCTACAAAAAAATCTGCTTTAATTAAGTATTTAAAATTACACAAAAAAACATTTCAAAACAAAAAGCACTCTATTTTTTTCAGCAACTTTCTCGCCCATTCCCCGATAACTCTAATCGCAAAGGCTGGAAACACTCAGTCCTGCGGGTCTTGAAAAAACATTTAACCGGTCAAAGGAGATCTTTATGATGGATTTTGTACGTAACTTCATTTCTGGCCTGCGCCTGGGCTACCTCACATCTGACGCAGTCAGTCAGTCAGTCAGCTGCAAATGTAAATCCAGCAACGGATTCCACTCCGAGTAATAATGGTTCATCTTTTACTCTTGCTTCCTCGGATCCTCTCACTCTCGCCGCGGCCCTACGACCCAATCTTTCCCTGCGCAATCTCTTCCTCTTTACCGCAACGGCTGTAGGCGCAGCGGTCGTGGGAAGCATTCCCCCAAATCCGAGAATTGATCCCCACTTGGCGACAGAGCGTGAAGCACGCATTACTGCCCTTTACGAAGAACTGCATCGGAATAATCGGTATGGATTAGATCTTTTGGAACTTGC
It encodes:
- the gltB gene encoding glutamate synthase large subunit translates to MEELRKDAQAHGLYAPSQEKDACGVGFIVHQKGIKSHSIVHKGVVILNNLVHRGASGAEANTGDGAGILIQVPHEFLLKEFGNLDITLPSEGSYGVGTVFLPGEAPKREKVKKILEEITQKDAQVFLGWRKVPTYTKEIGNTAKAAMPAIEQFVIALGDQGPGLPTPSNSSTQDAFERRLFILRKTFENEIKKSGIKGWENIYIPSLSSRTLIYKGMLTPEQLEVFYPDLNDPTMVSAIALVHSRFSTNTFPNWELAHPFRLIAHNGEINTLRGNINWMRAREALFQSKIFGDELQKVLPVIRENGSDSATFDNALEMLVMAGYSLPHAVMMMIPEAWSGHEGMSQEKKDFYEYHACLMEPWDGPASIAFTDGQRIGAILDRNGLRPSRYYVTKDDLVIMASEVGVLDIAPENILIKERLHPGRMFLVDIDQGRIVADDELKKGLSSRHSYGQWLKENRLVLEDLPECPHLPEPDHATVTKRQVIFGYTREDIDILMLPMANNGEEAVGSMGADTPLAVLSKKSQNLFNYFQQLFAQVTNPPLDAIREEIVTSVDTTIGAEGNLLEPSARSAHQIKLKSPIIDNDELARLKQLELKPYQGFKSKTLPILFPANKDEASLSAALEDLFQKASAAIQEGCNILILSDRGVNEEWAAIPSLLAVAGLHHHLVREGSRTKVGLVLESGEPREVHHFGLLVGYGAGAINPYLAFETLDDLIHEGTIKTDHKTTLKNYIKACKKGIVKIMSKMGISTIQSYRGAQIFEAIGLSKTLIDKYFTHTASRIGGIEIEAIHRETLLRHKKAFPKRLSASLHIEEGGNYQWRRDGEAHLFNPDSVAKLQYATQIASYDDYKEYAKSINDQASALCTFRGLFEFKKTNSIPLEEVEPAKEIVKRFKTGAMSFGSISQEAHETLAIAMNRIGGRSNTGEGGEDPKRFLPDANGDLRRSAIKQVASGRFGVTSEYLVNADEIQIKIAQGAKPGEGGQLPGHKVYPWVAKVRYSTPGVGLISPPPHHDIYSIEDLAQLIYDLKNANPRARISVKLVAEVGVGTVAAGVAKAMADLVLISGYDGGTGASAQTSIKHAGIPWELGLAETQQVLVLNNLRDRITVEVDGQMKTGRDVAIATLLGAEEFGFSTAPLITMGCIMMRVCHLNTCPVGVATQDPALRKKFTGQPEAVINFFFFVAEELREIMAELGFRTLDEMTGRADLLNFNKAIAHWKAKGLDFSNIFYQVPVKKNVAIRKIQDQDHGLERALDYQLLELCEPVFSESTKVKLEMPICNRNRTVGTILGSEVTRLYGSKALPEDTIQIKFKGSAGQSFGAFIPKGITLRLEGDANDYVGKGLSGGKLIVFPSLESTFAAEENILIGNTVLYGATQGEAYFRGIAGERFCVRNSGAHTVVEGVGDHACEYMTGGVVVVLGNSGRNFAAGMSGGLAFVYDEQENFKSKCNKDMVDLEAVEDPEDIALLKKLIEKHQKYTGSIPAQKILQNFSAELKNFVKVNPKDYKKVMTAVKLKMKEKNLSLEAALYG
- a CDS encoding cytochrome c, encoding MKYSRQLSILFFAVLLITAVACGKKNGEENTPPPTTSSLDDKGVGPVKSLTLVALDPSLASKGQQLFQSRCSVCHKIEEKFVGPALKAVTQRRSPEWILNMILNPQEMTQKDPVAHELLAIHYVQMTFQNVTQEDARSILEFFRQNDSQLPK
- a CDS encoding CZB domain-containing protein; protein product: MNFDDAIKAHSVWKTKLGLYLNKPDASLKPVEVEPDNRCDLGKWIHGEGAKHASLPEFGQLKETHRLFHQEAAKIVQRANNGEKVNEEVALGAKSGFGNASTKVITLLMILKSKT
- the typA gene encoding translational GTPase TypA yields the protein MKNTLQNPSLRNIAIIAHVDHGKTTLVDHMLRQAGTFRANQETADRMMDNMDLERERGITIAAKNCAVQWKGIKINIIDTPGHADFGGEVERGLKMVDGCILLVDASEGPLPQTRFVLSKALQANLKIIVLINKIDRADARPQEVLNEVFDLFIDLDAREDQIDFPIIYAIGREGIAKNKLEDPSTDLSVLFDAVLEKIPPPSHEEGEPFQMLVTNLGYSDYLGRLAIGRVFHGDAKKNDQLVRIGREGIPKNLKVSCLQVYEGLKFQEVDTVPAGEIVILSGIEEVEIGDTISTVENPKALKRLVVDEPTVSMKFMPNSSPFSGREGKLVQSQRIWDRLQKETLHNVAIKVEMSDEGDSFVVKGRGEFQMAIILETMRREGFEVCVGRPQIIFKEENGQKLEPIEHLFVDIPDLFMGLVTEKLALRQGKMMNMVNHGSGRIRLEFSIPSRGLIGYRNEFLTDTKGVGLMNSYLLGYEPMRGEIKSRVSGSLISDRQGVAVPYGLFHLEPRGVLFVDGGVPVYEGMVVGEHNRDNDLNVNVCREKKLSNMRASGKDEHVTLTPIVPMTLEKAIEFIKDDEWVEVTPKSIRIRKTVLASNMRK
- a CDS encoding DUF559 domain-containing protein → MVDFVCLEKRIVIELDGGQHAAAQSSE